One Vibrio neonatus genomic window carries:
- the cspD gene encoding cold shock domain-containing protein CspD: MATGTVKWFNNAKGFGFICPEGEDGDIFAHYSTIQMDGYRTLKAGQTVNYEVEKGPKGSHASAVVPIETDSAK, from the coding sequence ATGGCAACAGGTACTGTTAAGTGGTTCAACAACGCCAAGGGATTTGGTTTTATTTGCCCTGAAGGTGAAGACGGCGATATTTTTGCCCACTATTCTACGATTCAAATGGATGGATATAGAACATTAAAAGCGGGTCAAACTGTCAACTATGAAGTAGAAAAAGGCCCTAAAGGTTCTCATGCTAGCGCTGTAGTACCAATAGAAACTGATTCAGCCAAATAA
- the clpS gene encoding ATP-dependent Clp protease adapter ClpS, giving the protein MTEFSDWVTPGFDLLEREKTEVKPPPMYHVILNNDDYTPMDFVIEILERFFGMDADKAAQTMLQVHYEGKARCGTYTAEVAETKVAQVTSYSEEQQHPLLCTMERA; this is encoded by the coding sequence ATGACTGAATTTTCTGATTGGGTGACTCCGGGTTTTGACTTGCTGGAGAGAGAAAAAACCGAGGTAAAACCACCCCCTATGTATCACGTTATTTTAAATAACGATGATTATACCCCGATGGATTTCGTGATTGAGATCCTTGAGCGCTTTTTTGGTATGGATGCCGACAAAGCTGCGCAAACCATGCTTCAGGTGCATTATGAGGGGAAAGCACGTTGTGGCACGTACACAGCTGAAGTTGCAGAAACAAAGGTTGCTCAGGTTACATCGTATTCTGAAGAGCAACAACATCCTTTGCTATGCACTATGGAAAGAGCATAA
- the clpA gene encoding ATP-dependent Clp protease ATP-binding subunit ClpA gives MLNKELETSLNGAFSQARDKRHEFMTVEHLLLALLDNQSAKEALKACGAILDTIRQELDVFIEQTTPLIAVDDATRETQPTLSFQRVLQRAVFHVQSSGRNEVSGANVLVAIFSEQESHAAYLLKKNDISRLDIVNFISHGITKTAKDDSSELFGSTETTEEVAQEDQLENFATNLNIVARNGNIDPLIGRDQELERTVQVLCRRRKNNPLLVGEAGVGKTAIAEGLAWRIVEGDVPEVIANSVIYSLDIGSLLAGTKYRGDFEKRFKNILKQLEKEDDAILFIDEIHTIIGAGAASGGQVDAANLIKPLLSSGKLRCIGSTTYQEYSTIFEKERALSRRFQKIDVVEPSLDDTTKILMGLKSKYEEHHEVRYTNKALRAAVELSAKYINERHLPDKAIDVIDEAGAKSRLVPSSRRKKTVGVGDIEAMVAKMARIPEKSISSSDKDILQNLDSKMKMLVFGQDEAIDVLTESIKLSRAGLGAENKPVGSFLFAGPTGVGKTEVTAQLAKLMGIELLRFDMSEYGERHSISRLIGAPPGYVGYDQGGLLTDAVIKQPHSVVLLDEIEKAHPDIFNLLLQVMDNGTLTDNNGRKADFRNIILVMTTNAGVVETEKQSIGLIEQDHAPDAMAIIKRVFTPEFRNRLDNIIWFNSLDEVVIQQVVDKFIVELQAQLDVRGVSLEVTDNARHWLAVKGYDKAMGARPMSRVIQDKLKKPLANELLFGRLINGGSVAVDLVDDELKFNYANAEEEALHH, from the coding sequence ATGCTAAACAAGGAACTAGAAACAAGTTTAAATGGCGCTTTTTCTCAAGCGCGAGATAAACGTCACGAGTTTATGACGGTAGAGCATCTGCTGTTGGCGCTTCTAGACAACCAATCTGCGAAAGAGGCTTTAAAAGCCTGTGGAGCGATCCTAGATACCATTCGCCAAGAATTGGATGTGTTTATCGAACAAACCACACCGTTAATTGCGGTGGATGATGCTACTCGAGAAACACAGCCTACTTTGAGCTTCCAGCGTGTACTCCAACGCGCGGTTTTTCATGTGCAGTCGTCTGGGCGTAACGAAGTCTCTGGCGCGAATGTGCTGGTGGCTATCTTTAGTGAGCAAGAGTCTCACGCCGCTTACCTTTTGAAAAAAAATGACATTAGTCGTTTAGACATCGTTAATTTCATCTCGCATGGCATTACTAAAACGGCTAAAGATGATTCTTCTGAGTTATTCGGCAGTACAGAAACGACCGAAGAAGTGGCTCAAGAAGACCAACTGGAAAATTTTGCAACCAACCTAAACATCGTGGCACGCAATGGCAATATCGACCCGCTTATTGGGCGCGATCAAGAGCTAGAGCGTACTGTGCAAGTGTTGTGTCGTCGCCGTAAGAATAACCCATTGCTGGTGGGTGAGGCTGGCGTAGGTAAAACCGCAATTGCAGAAGGTTTGGCGTGGAGAATCGTCGAAGGCGATGTTCCTGAAGTGATTGCCAACTCGGTTATCTACTCTTTAGATATCGGCTCATTGTTAGCCGGCACTAAATACCGAGGCGATTTTGAGAAGCGATTTAAGAACATTCTTAAACAGCTTGAAAAAGAAGATGACGCCATCTTATTTATTGATGAGATCCACACCATTATTGGTGCGGGGGCAGCATCCGGCGGCCAAGTCGATGCCGCTAATTTGATTAAGCCTCTACTCAGCAGCGGTAAGTTGCGCTGTATTGGTTCAACAACCTATCAAGAATACAGCACCATTTTTGAGAAAGAGCGTGCACTGTCGCGTCGTTTCCAAAAAATTGATGTGGTTGAGCCATCTTTAGATGATACCACCAAAATTTTAATGGGGCTAAAATCTAAATACGAAGAGCACCATGAAGTGCGCTACACCAATAAAGCCCTTCGCGCGGCGGTAGAATTGTCAGCGAAATACATCAATGAACGTCATTTGCCAGATAAAGCCATTGATGTCATCGATGAAGCAGGGGCGAAAAGCCGTTTAGTTCCAAGCAGTCGTCGTAAGAAAACCGTAGGCGTTGGTGATATCGAAGCCATGGTCGCTAAAATGGCGCGCATTCCGGAAAAATCTATATCTTCATCAGATAAAGATATTTTACAAAATCTCGACAGCAAGATGAAAATGCTGGTGTTTGGACAAGACGAAGCCATTGATGTGCTTACCGAATCTATCAAGCTTTCTCGCGCTGGATTAGGCGCTGAAAACAAACCTGTGGGTTCTTTCCTATTTGCAGGCCCGACAGGGGTAGGTAAGACGGAAGTGACCGCACAGCTTGCCAAGCTGATGGGTATTGAGCTATTACGCTTTGATATGTCGGAATACGGTGAACGCCATTCAATTAGCCGATTAATTGGCGCGCCTCCGGGTTATGTAGGTTATGACCAAGGCGGGTTGCTGACGGACGCGGTAATTAAACAGCCACATTCAGTGGTGCTGTTGGATGAAATCGAAAAAGCACACCCTGATATCTTTAATTTGCTATTGCAGGTGATGGATAACGGCACCTTAACCGATAACAACGGCAGAAAAGCCGACTTTAGAAATATTATCTTAGTTATGACTACCAATGCCGGTGTGGTTGAAACTGAGAAACAATCTATTGGTTTGATTGAGCAAGATCATGCGCCTGATGCGATGGCGATTATCAAAAGGGTATTTACCCCAGAGTTTCGAAATCGTTTAGACAACATCATTTGGTTTAATAGCCTAGATGAAGTGGTCATTCAGCAAGTGGTTGATAAGTTCATTGTGGAGTTGCAAGCGCAATTGGATGTAAGAGGGGTCTCTCTAGAGGTGACTGATAACGCTCGTCACTGGTTAGCCGTTAAAGGTTACGATAAGGCGATGGGCGCACGACCTATGTCCCGCGTAATTCAAGACAAGTTGAAAAAACCATTAGCCAATGAGTTGTTGTTTGGTCGCTTGATCAACGGTGGTTCAGTGGCGGTAGATTTAGTCGATGATGAATTAAAATTCAATTATGCCAATGCCGAAGAAGAGGCACTGCATCATTAA
- the infA gene encoding translation initiation factor IF-1: MAKEDVIEMQGTVLDTLPNTMFRVELENGHVVTAHISGKMRKNYIRILTGDKVTVEMTPYDLSKGRIVFRAR; this comes from the coding sequence ATGGCTAAAGAAGACGTAATTGAGATGCAAGGCACGGTTCTAGACACTCTGCCAAACACTATGTTCCGTGTAGAACTAGAAAATGGTCACGTTGTGACTGCTCACATCTCTGGTAAGATGCGCAAAAACTACATCCGTATCCTAACTGGCGATAAAGTGACTGTAGAGATGACTCCATACGACCTAAGCAAAGGCCGCATCGTCTTCCGTGCTCGTTAA
- a CDS encoding arginyltransferase, with product MNPELQQIKVGFTQNHPCSYLKDQQERVAIILEDELHTSDGYELLLANGFRRSGEMIYRPHCESCNKCVAIRIDVEHFALSKSQKRLLNKAKQYTCKVSTEIDPNWFALYAKYIEARHFEGTMYPPKEAEFSKFINSTTIPCAFLQIYYQEQLISVAVTDQVSSANSAFYTFYDPEHPLSLGTLSVLYQIQHTRSQGKKWLYLGYQIDECPAMNYKVRFDSHQKLVNHRWQG from the coding sequence ATGAATCCTGAGTTACAACAAATTAAAGTCGGTTTTACACAAAATCATCCATGCAGTTATTTAAAAGATCAGCAAGAGCGCGTGGCGATCATTCTTGAGGATGAATTACATACTTCAGACGGCTATGAATTACTGCTGGCGAATGGATTTAGACGCAGTGGCGAGATGATTTATCGTCCGCACTGTGAAAGCTGCAACAAATGCGTTGCGATACGCATTGATGTTGAGCATTTTGCACTCTCCAAAAGTCAAAAACGATTGCTCAACAAAGCTAAGCAATACACATGCAAAGTCAGCACTGAAATTGACCCAAACTGGTTTGCTTTATATGCAAAATATATAGAGGCACGTCATTTTGAAGGCACTATGTACCCGCCAAAGGAAGCAGAATTTAGTAAATTCATCAATTCAACGACTATTCCTTGTGCGTTTTTACAGATCTATTATCAAGAGCAATTAATCTCGGTGGCAGTGACCGATCAAGTCAGTAGTGCCAACAGTGCTTTCTATACCTTTTATGACCCTGAGCACCCGCTATCATTGGGCACACTCTCTGTTTTGTATCAAATCCAACACACCCGATCGCAAGGGAAAAAATGGCTGTATTTGGGCTATCAAATTGATGAATGCCCAGCGATGAACTACAAAGTCCGATTTGATTCGCATCAAAAGCTAGTAAATCACCGGTGGCAAGGGTAG
- the aat gene encoding leucyl/phenylalanyl-tRNA--protein transferase: MTLYLPELNSNDTHFPDPSLALTEPNGLLALGGDLSVKRLCSAYRQGIFPWYSYGEPILWWSPSPRAVFIPETFKPAKSLVKFQRKHSYTVTLNHATEQLIALCASSRPIEETWITDEMIQAYQDLARAGHCHSVEVWDQQQLIGGLYGVSVGQVFCGESMVSTKPNASKVALWHFCQHFLQHGGKLIDCQIMNPHLASLGAIEIPRTEFQDYLLSNRDLTMSDTCYAAQSLQLG, encoded by the coding sequence ATGACCTTATATCTTCCAGAACTCAATAGTAACGATACACACTTTCCTGATCCCAGTTTAGCATTGACTGAGCCAAATGGTTTACTCGCACTTGGCGGTGATTTGTCTGTGAAAAGGTTATGCAGTGCTTATCGACAGGGTATCTTTCCGTGGTATAGCTATGGTGAACCCATTCTTTGGTGGAGTCCATCACCAAGAGCGGTATTTATTCCTGAGACCTTTAAGCCGGCAAAAAGTTTAGTTAAATTTCAGCGCAAACATAGTTACACGGTCACTTTAAACCATGCAACAGAGCAATTAATTGCCCTTTGCGCCAGCTCTCGCCCGATTGAAGAAACATGGATTACCGACGAAATGATTCAAGCCTATCAAGATTTGGCGCGAGCCGGACACTGTCATTCGGTCGAGGTTTGGGATCAACAACAGTTGATCGGCGGTTTGTATGGTGTATCGGTTGGGCAAGTATTTTGTGGCGAATCTATGGTCAGCACTAAACCCAATGCCTCAAAGGTTGCCTTATGGCACTTTTGCCAACACTTTTTACAGCATGGCGGCAAACTGATTGATTGCCAAATCATGAATCCACATTTGGCTTCATTAGGCGCAATTGAAATACCCAGAACTGAATTTCAAGACTATCTTTTAAGTAATAGAGACTTAACCATGAGTGACACCTGTTACGCCGCGCAAAGTCTACAATTGGGTTAA
- a CDS encoding glycine zipper 2TM domain-containing protein has product MRLFVTFLLLFPLVTQAAYQRNTARPVNEVVYGHVDTVRYISQQQIVESKAKGWQTLLGAVVGGVVGNQFGDGTGREVATAVGAVAGAGAVQHFGHQTYKVEHKLVELLIKTDDNRLIDVIQDIDRNMLFSHGDTVRILYFDNGVRVDLHQ; this is encoded by the coding sequence ATGAGACTATTCGTTACGTTTTTACTGTTATTTCCATTAGTAACACAAGCGGCGTATCAAAGAAATACAGCGCGCCCAGTAAATGAAGTGGTTTACGGCCATGTTGATACCGTTCGTTACATTTCTCAGCAGCAGATCGTAGAGTCAAAAGCCAAGGGCTGGCAAACCCTACTGGGTGCGGTAGTGGGTGGGGTCGTCGGTAACCAGTTTGGTGACGGCACCGGTCGAGAAGTGGCTACCGCTGTTGGCGCCGTGGCGGGCGCGGGCGCCGTGCAACACTTTGGTCATCAAACTTATAAAGTGGAACATAAACTAGTTGAGCTGTTGATTAAAACCGATGACAATCGCTTAATTGATGTCATTCAAGACATTGATAGAAATATGCTTTTTTCTCATGGAGATACGGTTCGAATCTTGTATTTTGACAATGGTGTACGGGTAGATTTGCATCAATAA
- the aroA gene encoding 3-phosphoshikimate 1-carboxyvinyltransferase, translating to MESLTLQQISKVDGEVNLPGSKSVSNRALLLAALARGTTRLTNLLDSDDIRHMLNALKQLGVTYRLSEDKTSCEVEGLGGKFNAPEALELFLGNAGTAMRPLAAALCASQGDFILTGEPRMKERPIGHLVTALRESGADVTYLENEGFPPLKIQGTGLKSGEVSIDGSISSQFLTAFLMSAPLADGDITINIEGDLVSKPYIDITLHIMQQFGVNVENYDYQKFIVRTGQSYVAPGDFLVEGDASSASYFLAAAAIGGGSIKVTGIGKDSIQGDIQFADALQAMGAGIEWGSDYIIARKGDLKAVDLDFNHIPDAAMTIAVAALFAEGTTAIRNVYNWRVKETDRLAAMATELRKVGGIVEEGEDYIIITPPAQLNHAAIDTYDDHRMAMCFSLVAFGTSVTINDPKCTSKTFPDYFDKLQGLISE from the coding sequence ATGGAAAGCTTAACTCTGCAACAAATTTCTAAAGTGGATGGCGAAGTAAATTTGCCCGGTTCTAAAAGCGTCTCTAACCGCGCTTTATTACTCGCCGCTTTAGCTCGTGGTACAACACGTCTTACTAATTTACTCGACAGTGACGACATCCGTCATATGTTGAATGCACTAAAACAGCTGGGCGTGACTTATCGTCTATCTGAAGATAAGACCAGCTGTGAAGTAGAAGGTCTTGGGGGTAAATTTAATGCCCCTGAAGCTCTGGAACTGTTTTTAGGTAATGCAGGTACGGCAATGCGTCCCTTAGCAGCGGCGCTTTGTGCAAGCCAAGGTGACTTTATCTTGACAGGCGAACCTCGCATGAAAGAACGTCCTATTGGACACTTAGTGACCGCTTTGCGCGAATCGGGTGCTGATGTTACCTACCTTGAAAACGAAGGCTTTCCACCGCTTAAAATTCAAGGCACTGGACTTAAATCAGGTGAAGTGTCTATTGATGGTTCAATTTCAAGCCAATTCTTGACCGCATTTCTAATGAGTGCTCCGCTAGCCGATGGTGATATTACAATCAACATCGAAGGCGACCTAGTTTCTAAACCGTACATAGATATCACTTTGCACATCATGCAGCAGTTTGGTGTGAACGTAGAAAACTACGATTACCAAAAGTTCATTGTACGCACTGGACAAAGCTATGTTGCGCCGGGTGATTTTCTTGTGGAAGGCGATGCCTCTTCGGCTTCTTATTTCCTAGCGGCTGCGGCAATTGGCGGTGGCTCTATTAAGGTAACGGGTATCGGCAAAGACAGTATCCAAGGTGACATTCAATTTGCTGACGCGCTACAAGCTATGGGCGCAGGTATTGAGTGGGGCAGTGACTACATCATCGCGCGCAAAGGCGATCTTAAAGCGGTAGATTTAGACTTTAACCACATCCCTGACGCGGCGATGACGATTGCGGTTGCCGCTTTGTTTGCCGAAGGTACTACGGCGATTCGCAACGTCTACAACTGGCGCGTAAAAGAGACCGACCGTTTAGCAGCAATGGCGACGGAACTGCGTAAAGTCGGTGGCATTGTGGAAGAGGGTGAAGATTACATTATCATCACGCCGCCAGCGCAGCTTAATCATGCGGCAATCGATACTTACGATGATCACCGCATGGCAATGTGTTTCTCGCTCGTTGCCTTTGGTACATCAGTTACGATTAATGACCCTAAATGTACATCGAAGACCTTCCCAGATTACTTTGATAAGCTACAAGGCTTGATTAGCGAGTAA
- a CDS encoding glucosaminidase domain-containing protein gives MSLKRFIPTNGAIIISTVGIILAASIYYHFGMYDNSKPHFKAVPLPDFAAITDVHQKKSEFFKFIKPYVQQKNAFVKHQREILISLQNKLAKQQELSSSERDTVTQLAKQYRVEVKDFTLNEIDTLLVHVDEVPEQLVLIQAANESGWGTSRFAKEANNFFGQWCFTKGCGVVPSQRKKGMTHEVATFDSVGDSVAAYVDNLNTNQAYRSFRELRANIRAQHKTPTAEQLIYGLGSYSERSDDYIKDILTMLRHNKSILEEDLQK, from the coding sequence GTGAGTTTAAAAAGATTTATACCCACCAATGGCGCAATCATTATTAGTACTGTCGGCATTATTTTAGCCGCTTCTATATACTACCACTTTGGAATGTATGACAACTCTAAGCCCCATTTTAAAGCCGTTCCTTTACCTGATTTTGCTGCCATTACTGATGTTCATCAGAAGAAAAGTGAATTTTTTAAATTCATAAAACCTTATGTTCAACAGAAAAATGCCTTCGTTAAACATCAACGTGAAATACTTATTTCGTTACAAAATAAATTAGCTAAGCAACAGGAATTATCCTCTTCTGAGCGCGATACTGTGACTCAATTGGCAAAACAATACCGTGTAGAAGTCAAAGACTTCACTCTAAATGAGATTGATACCTTACTGGTTCACGTTGATGAAGTGCCAGAACAATTAGTGCTTATTCAAGCGGCCAATGAAAGTGGTTGGGGTACTTCTCGCTTCGCTAAAGAAGCCAATAACTTCTTCGGTCAATGGTGTTTCACGAAAGGCTGTGGCGTCGTTCCTAGCCAACGTAAAAAAGGCATGACTCACGAAGTGGCAACCTTTGACTCTGTCGGTGACTCAGTTGCCGCCTACGTTGATAATCTAAACACTAACCAAGCTTACCGCAGCTTCCGTGAGCTAAGAGCCAACATTCGAGCTCAGCATAAAACGCCAACCGCCGAACAACTTATTTACGGTCTAGGCAGCTACTCAGAGCGCTCAGATGACTACATTAAAGATATTTTAACTATGCTTCGCCATAATAAATCTATCTTAGAAGAAGATCTGCAGAAGTAA
- a CDS encoding YciN family protein, translating into MSDKKPISEFELLLIANNLIQEHDDYIEGMRATSVVEKDDVLIFKGDYFLDDKGLPTQNTTAVFNMFKYLAHHLSKEFTVK; encoded by the coding sequence ATGAGTGATAAAAAACCTATTTCAGAGTTTGAACTATTACTGATTGCAAACAATCTTATCCAAGAACACGACGACTATATAGAAGGAATGCGCGCCACTTCGGTAGTTGAAAAAGACGACGTACTTATCTTTAAGGGCGACTACTTTTTAGATGACAAAGGTTTGCCGACGCAGAATACTACAGCCGTTTTCAATATGTTCAAATACTTAGCTCATCATTTATCAAAAGAATTCACTGTAAAATAA
- the topA gene encoding type I DNA topoisomerase has product MGKSLVIVESPAKAKTINKYLGKDFIVKSSVGHVRDLPTAGQSSGKKATPISTKGLSAEEKERIKKEKAKKSLIKKMGIDPYHGWEANYQILPGKEKVVAELQKLAKDADYVYLATDLDREGEAIAWHLREIIGGDEQRYKRVVFNEITKNAIQQAFEAPGELNIDGVNAQQARRFMDRVVGFMVSPLLWKKVARGLSAGRVQSVATKLVVEREREIKAFVPEEFWDVHANTLTDKADDFRLIVAQRNGEAFKPTNETDTTSALNLLEKAEYEVCKREDRPTRSKPSAPYITSTLQQAASTRLGYGVKKTMMLAQRLYEGGYITYMRTDSTNLSSEAVENLRSFIGSEYGDKYLPEKPLVYGSKEGAQEAHEAIRPSSVDVKSEDLVGVDNDAHKLYALIWNQFVACQMTPAQYDSTTISVKAAEFTLKAKGRILKFDGWTRVQRPMGKNEDQILPEVKLGDKLSLKELEPKQHFTKPTARFTEAALVKELEKRGIGRPSTYASIISTIQDRGYVKVEQRRFYAEKMGEIVSDRLDKSFVDLMNYDFTARMEQKLDQIAEGEATWTQVLDRFFKDFSSELEKAELDSDQGGMEQNHIVETDIECPTCSRPMGIRTASTGVFLGCSGYALPPKERCKTTINLGDEDGIINVLEDDPETAALRAKRRCPICETAMDAYLIDDKRKLHVCGNNPNCEGYTVEYGEFKVKGYDGPVVECDKCGADMVLKNGRFGKYMDCTSETCKNTRKILRNGEVAPPKEDPVHLPELPCTQSDAYFVLRDGASGLFMAASNFPKSRETRAPLVEELARFKERLSPKFQYLADAPTEDPDGRPTVVRFSRKSKENYIRSEIDGKPSGWTGLFIDGKWEITDKRKKPKAKSE; this is encoded by the coding sequence ATGGGTAAGTCTCTCGTTATAGTGGAGTCACCTGCTAAGGCAAAAACAATCAATAAATACCTTGGTAAAGACTTCATTGTTAAATCTAGTGTTGGTCACGTACGTGATCTACCTACCGCTGGTCAGTCGAGCGGTAAAAAGGCTACGCCTATCTCCACCAAAGGGTTAAGTGCGGAAGAAAAAGAACGCATTAAAAAAGAAAAAGCCAAAAAATCACTGATTAAAAAGATGGGTATTGACCCATACCACGGTTGGGAAGCCAATTACCAAATCCTACCGGGCAAAGAGAAAGTCGTTGCCGAATTACAAAAACTGGCTAAAGACGCTGACTACGTTTATCTCGCAACCGATTTGGACCGCGAAGGAGAAGCTATCGCATGGCACCTTCGTGAGATCATCGGCGGCGATGAACAGCGATACAAGCGAGTGGTATTTAACGAAATTACCAAAAACGCCATTCAACAAGCATTTGAAGCACCAGGGGAACTGAATATAGACGGCGTAAACGCTCAACAAGCGCGTCGTTTTATGGATCGCGTGGTAGGCTTTATGGTCTCTCCACTACTGTGGAAAAAAGTGGCTCGTGGTCTTTCAGCAGGTCGCGTACAGTCGGTTGCCACTAAGCTGGTGGTTGAGCGTGAACGTGAGATCAAAGCGTTTGTACCGGAAGAGTTTTGGGACGTACACGCCAATACGCTAACGGATAAAGCAGACGATTTTCGTCTAATCGTTGCACAGCGTAACGGTGAGGCCTTTAAACCGACGAATGAAACAGACACGACCTCTGCCCTGAATTTGTTGGAAAAAGCCGAGTACGAGGTGTGTAAGCGCGAGGATCGCCCTACACGCAGCAAACCTTCAGCCCCTTACATCACTTCTACCTTACAACAGGCAGCAAGTACGCGTTTAGGCTACGGCGTTAAGAAAACCATGATGCTAGCGCAACGCTTGTATGAAGGTGGTTACATCACTTACATGCGTACTGACTCAACGAACTTGAGCAGTGAAGCGGTAGAGAACCTACGTAGCTTCATCGGTAGCGAGTACGGTGATAAGTATTTACCTGAAAAACCATTGGTTTACGGTAGTAAAGAGGGCGCGCAAGAGGCGCACGAAGCGATTCGTCCTTCAAGCGTTGATGTGAAGTCAGAAGATTTAGTTGGCGTTGATAATGACGCACACAAACTGTATGCCTTAATTTGGAATCAGTTCGTTGCATGTCAAATGACCCCTGCGCAATATGATTCAACCACTATCAGTGTTAAAGCCGCGGAATTTACCCTTAAAGCGAAAGGTCGTATTCTGAAATTTGACGGTTGGACTCGTGTACAGCGTCCAATGGGTAAAAATGAAGATCAGATCCTTCCAGAAGTGAAATTGGGCGATAAACTGTCTCTTAAAGAGCTAGAGCCAAAACAACACTTCACTAAACCAACGGCTCGCTTCACAGAAGCGGCTTTGGTTAAAGAGTTAGAAAAACGTGGTATCGGCCGTCCATCAACGTATGCGTCTATCATTTCGACTATCCAAGACCGTGGGTATGTGAAAGTAGAACAGCGTCGTTTTTACGCTGAGAAAATGGGTGAAATCGTATCGGATCGCCTAGATAAAAGTTTTGTCGATCTGATGAACTACGACTTTACTGCGCGTATGGAACAAAAACTTGACCAAATCGCAGAAGGTGAAGCGACTTGGACACAAGTGCTCGATCGCTTCTTTAAAGATTTCTCCTCTGAACTTGAAAAAGCGGAGTTGGATTCTGACCAAGGCGGTATGGAGCAAAACCACATCGTTGAAACAGACATTGAGTGTCCAACGTGTTCAAGACCTATGGGTATTAGAACGGCATCAACAGGGGTATTCCTAGGCTGTTCTGGTTACGCATTGCCACCAAAAGAACGTTGTAAAACAACCATTAACCTTGGTGACGAAGACGGTATTATTAACGTCTTAGAAGACGATCCTGAAACAGCCGCACTGCGTGCTAAACGTCGTTGTCCAATTTGTGAAACGGCAATGGACGCGTACTTAATTGACGATAAGCGCAAGCTACACGTGTGTGGTAATAACCCTAACTGTGAAGGCTATACCGTAGAGTATGGTGAATTCAAAGTGAAAGGGTACGACGGTCCTGTTGTTGAGTGTGACAAGTGTGGCGCTGACATGGTGTTGAAAAACGGCCGTTTCGGTAAATACATGGATTGCACCAGCGAAACGTGTAAGAACACGCGTAAGATTTTGCGTAACGGCGAAGTTGCGCCACCAAAAGAAGATCCAGTGCATTTGCCTGAGCTACCTTGTACACAGTCTGATGCGTACTTTGTATTGCGTGACGGTGCTTCTGGTCTATTTATGGCAGCCAGTAACTTCCCTAAATCTCGTGAAACACGAGCGCCATTAGTTGAAGAGCTAGCGCGTTTTAAAGAGCGCCTGTCTCCTAAGTTCCAATACTTAGCGGATGCACCAACAGAAGATCCTGATGGTCGCCCAACGGTAGTTCGCTTTAGTCGTAAGAGTAAAGAAAACTATATCCGTTCTGAAATCGATGGTAAGCCTTCTGGTTGGACAGGTTTATTTATTGACGGTAAGTGGGAAATCACTGACAAACGTAAAAAGCCGAAAGCAAAAAGCGAATAG